The genomic region GGGACCCGGACCATGGCCATGAAGATCACCCGGCTCACCACCTACGTGGTGCCGCCGCGATGGCTGTTCCTGAAGATCGAAACCGATGCCGGCATCACCGGCTGGGGCGAGCCCGTGCTGGAAGGCCGCGCCCACACCGTGGCCGCGGCGGTGGACGAGCTGTCCGACTACCTGGTCGGCAAGGATCCGTTCCGCATCGAGGATCACTGGACGATCATGTACCGCGCCGGCTTCTATCGCGGCGGCGGCATCCACATGAGCGCGATCGCCGGCATCGACCAGGCGCTGTGGGACATCAAGGGCAAGGCGCTCGGCCAGCCGGTGCACCAGTTGCTGGGCGGGCAGTTGCGTGACCGCATCCGCGTCTATTCCTGGATCGGCGGCGACCGTCCGGCCGACACCGCCAACGCGGCGCGCGAGGTGGCGGCACGCGGCTTCACCGCCATCAAGATGAATGGCACCGAGGAACTGCAGTTCATCGACAGCCACGCCAGGATCGACGCCGTGCTGGAGCGCGTCGGCGCGATCCGCGAGGCGATGGGCCCGCATTTCGGCATCGCCGTCGACTTCCACGGCCGCGTGCACCGGCCAATGGCCAAGGTGCTGGCCAAGGAACTGGAGCCCTTCAAGCTGACCTTCATCGAGGAGCCGGTGCTGAGCGAGCACGCGGAGGCGCTGAAGGAAATCGCCAACCACACCAGCACCCCGATCGCGCTGGGCGAGCGGCTGTTCTCGCGCTGGGACTTCAAGCGCATCCTGCACGAGGGCTACGTCGACATCATCCAGCCCGATCCCTCGCACGCCGGCGGCATCACCGAGACGCGCAAGATCGCGGCCATGGCCGAGGCGTACGACATCGCGCTGGCACTGCATTGCCCGCTTGGGCCGATCGCGCTGGCCGCCAACCTGCAGCTCGACGCGGTATGCTACAACGCCTTCATCCAGGAACAAAGCCTGGGCATCCACTACAACCGCACCAACGACCTGCTCGACTACCTGGTCGATCCCTCGGTCTTCGCCTATCACGACGGCCATGTGGCGATCCCGCAGGGGCCGGGCCTGGGCATCGAGATCAACGAGGACTTCGTAAAGCGCCAGGCCGCCATCGGGCATCGCTGGCGCAACCCGGTCTGGCGCCATGCCGACGGCAGCTTCGCGGAGTGGTGAGACGGCGATGAACGACTCCCTCCCGGCCGGCACCGCGCCGACCCGCTCGCGCTACTTCATCATGGTACTGCTGTTCATCACCGTGGTGATCAACTACCTCGACCGCAGCAACCTTTCCATCACCGCGCCGGTGATGAGCAAGGAACTGGGCATCGACCCGGTGCACATGGGCTTCGTGCTCTCCGCCTTCGGCTGGTCGTACGCGCTCTGCCAGATTCCCGGCGGCTGGCTGGTGGACCGCGTGCCGCCGCGGGTGCTGTACACAGTGCTGATCCTGCTGTGGTCGGTGGCCACGGTCATGCTCGGCTTCGCCGGCAGCGTCGTCGGGCTGATCGCCATCCGCTTCGCGATCGGTGTGCTGGAAGCGCCGTCCTACCCGATCAACAACCGTGTCGTCACCGCCTGGTTCCCCGAGAGCGGCCGCGCCACCGCGATCGGCTTCTACACTTCCGGCCAGTTCGTGGGGCTTGCCTTCCTGACGCCGGTGCTGCTGTGGATCCAGTCCGAGATCGGCTGGCACATGGTATTCGTCGCCACCGGCTGCGCCGGGCTGGTCTGGGGCGTGTTCTGGTTCCTGGTCTACCGCGAGCCGCGGCAGTTCCGCTTCACCAACGAGGCCGAGATCACGCTGATCCGCCAGGGCGGCGGATTGGTCGATCTCAGCGCGCGCAAGACCGGTGCACCGCGCCCGGCCTTCGCGTTGGCCGATTTCGGCCGCGTACTCGGCTCGCGCAAACTCTGGGGCGTCTATATCGGCCAGTACGCCGTCACCTCGACGCTGTGGTTCTTCCTGACCTGGTTCCCGACCTATCTCGTGCAGTATCGGGGCATGAGCTACGTCAAGGCCGGGTTCCTCGCCTCCCTGCCGTTCCTGGCGGCGTTCCTCGGCGTGCTGTGCTCGGGCCTGATCTCGGATTTCCTGATCCGTCGCGGCGCCTCGCTCGGCACCGCGCGCAAGGTGCCGATCGTCACCGGCCTGCTGCTTTCGATCAGCATCATCGGCTGCAACTATGTTGACGCCCCGGCGCTGGTCATCGCCTTCCTGACGTTGGCGTTTTTCGGCAACGGCCTGGCCTCGATCACCTGGTCGCTGGTCTCGGCACTGGCGCCGCAACGGCTGATCGGGCTGACCGGCGGGGTGTTCAATTTCATGGGCAACCTCTCCGCCATCACCGTGCCGATCATCATCGGCTTCCTGGTGCAGGGCGGGAATTTCTCGCTCGGGCTGACCTATGTCGGCGCCATGGCGCTGATCGGGGCACTTTCCTACATCTTCGTCGTCGGCAAGGTGGAACGCCTGCCGGACGTCGAACCGGTGGCGCCGGTCGCCGCCGAAGCCTGAACTTCAGACAGGAAGAAGGCCAGGGCTCTGCCCTGGACCCGGCAGGGGCCACACGGCCCCTGCACCCCATTCGCGCTGCGCGGCAGAATCCCGGTACGGTTCTGCCGCCAGCAGCCGGCGAGTGAACGCATGGCACGGCCTGGACAACACATCCGCCGCCGCGCCTCGTTCGACGATGGTGCCGGCGTCCATGACCGCGACCTCGCCGCCAAGGGTGCGCACCACCGAAAGGTCATGGCCGATGAACAGCAGCGCGAGGCCACGCCGCTCGCGCAGGCCACGCAGCAGGTCAATGATCTGGACCTGCACGTTGGCGTCCAGGGCCGAGAGGATTTCGTCGCAGATTAACAGAGATGGCCCGGCGAGCAGGGCGCGGGCGATGGCGATGCGCTGTTGCTGACCGCCGGAGAGCTGGTGCGGCAAGCGCGTCAGGTGGCTTTCGTCCAGGCCGACCTCGCGTAGCACCGCGCCCATGCGGGCGAGTACCTCGGCACGGGTCAGGCGCTGGCGCGACACTGCCTCGGCCAGCATCGCGGCGACGCTCAGGCGCGGGTTCAGCGAGGCCGGCGGGTTCTGGAAGACGATCTGCACTTGCTGCGCGGCGGCCTTGCGCCGGCCGGCGAGACCGAAGGGCAGGGGGCGTCCGTTCACCTCTGCCAGCGCGGCGTGGGCCGGCGCGAGCCCGACCAGGGCGCGGGCAACGCTGCTCTTGCCGCTGCCGGAGGCACCGATGAGGCTGAGCACGCCGCCGGCGGGAATGTCCAGGTCGATGCCATGCACCACCTTCCGGGCGCGACCGGGCAGCCAGCCACTGCGATAGGCGACGTGCAGGCCGCGCAGGCGCAGCACCGGCGCGGCGGCGGGCTGGTCTGGCCAGGGCCGCAGCGCGTGGCGCGCCGTCACCAGGGCACGGCTGTAGGGATGTTCCGGGTGCGCGAGCAGGCGATCGGTGGCGCCGAGTTCCAGCAGCTCGCCCCGGTGCATGATGCCGACGCGGTCGGCGATGCGTGCCACCACCGCGAGGTCGTGCGAGATGAAGATCATCGCGAGGCCGCGGCGTGACACCAGGTCGCGCAGCAGCGCCAGGATCTGTGCCTGCACCACGGTATCGAGCGCGGTGGTCGGCTCGTCGGCCAGCAGCAGGCAGGGATCGCCGGCCAGGGCGAGCGCGATCACCACGCGTTGCTGCTGTCCGCCGGAGAGCGCATGCGCGTGCCGCCCGGCCAGGGTGATGTCGAGCCCGACCTCGGTCAGCAGCGCCGCCGCGCGGGCACGCAGGGCGGCGCCACGGAACGGATGATGCGCGCGCAGCACTTCCTCGATCTGGGCGCCGATGGTCATGAAGGGGTTGAGCACCGCCATCGGGTCCTGGAACACCATGGCGATGCGCCGGCCACGCAGACGCCGCCACGCGCGCGGCGCCAGGGTGAACAGCTCCTGCCCGTCGAAGCGGGCGCTGCCGGCGCGGCGCATCGCCGGCGGCAGCAGCCCGATCAGCGCCGAGACGGTGAGCGACTTGCCACTGCCGGATTCGCCGACCAGGCCGAGCACCTCGCCGGCGGCAAGGTCGAAGGAGATATCGCGCACCAGTGGCGCGCGGCCGGGCAGGCCGATGGTCAGGCCTGAGAGGCGCAGCAAAGCGGACATCATGCCCTCACGCGGGGATCGATGAGGCGGCGCGCCAGGTCGGCCACCGCGTTGACCAGGACGACGCCGAGGGCGAGCACGATGATCACCGCCTGCAGCACCGGATAGTCGCGGCCGTTCACCGCGTTCAGCACCAGGGAGCCCAGGCCGGGCAGGCCGAACAGCGCCTCCATGGTGAGGGTGCCGCCGATCAGCGAGGCCAGGCTGACCGAGGCGAGCGCCAGCAGCACCGGCAAGGCCGCCGGCAGCACGTGGCGCAGGACGATGCGCAGCGGATGCAGCCCGCGCGCATGGGCGGCGCGGACATGCGGGGCGAGGCGGGCCTCGCGCAGTTCCTCCAGCAGCGGTTTGGCGAGCTGGCCGGCGATGTCGAGGCCGAGCACCACGATGGGCACTGGCAGGTTGCCGATCACCGGCAGCCAGCCGAGCCAGATCGAGAACACCAGGATGGCGACGATGCCGGCGACGAAAGTCGGCACCGCGATGGACCAGAGATTGACCGCCTCGACCAGCGCCGGCAGCGGTGAGCGCGGCGCCAGCAGCGCCCCGACCGCCAGCAGCAGCGCCAGCGCGAAGCCGAAGGCGAAGGCGGCGGCGGCGAAACCCAGCGTGGTGGGCAGCGCCTGCGTCACCATCGCCGCCACCGGCCGGCCGAAGCGCAGCGACTGACCGAGATCGCCCGTGGCCGCATGCGCGACCCAGCGTCGCAACTGCCCCGCCAGCGTCGCATCGAGGCCAAGTTCGGTGCGCAGCGCCGCCTGTTGCCGCGCCGTCAGGTCGCCTTGCGCCGCGAGCACGTCCACGGCATCGCCGGGCACGGCGCGGATCAGCAGGAAGACGATGACGACGATGGCGGAGATCAGCGCCAGCGCGCGCAGCAGCCCCGCGAGCACGGGCCAGTACCGGGTCATGGTGCGGCCTCCCGCCGCAGCGGATCGAAGTGGCGGCGGGCCGATTCGCCAAGCAGGGACAGGCCCAGTGTCAGCAGCGACAGCGCCAGCATCGGCGCCAGCACCGCATGCGGCGCGTCCTCGGCGAAGCCGCTGGCATCGGCGATCATGCGGCCCCAGCTCGGCTGGTCGGGCGCGGTGCCAAGGCCGAGAAAGGACAGCACCGATTCGGTGACGATGCAGCGGGGCAGCACGATGACCGCCAGCGTCACCACCGGCCCCAGCAGGTTCGGCAGCACGTGCCGTCCCAGCACGGTCAGCCTGCCCTGGCCGAAGACCTGCGCGGCGGCAACATAGTCCGACGCCATCTCGCGCGCATGCGCCGCCCGCACCAGCTCGGCGAAAAGCGGCGCGTAGGAGAGGCCGAGCGCCAGCATTACCGGAAAGCTGCCGTTGCCCAGCACCACCGCGGTCAGCAGCGCCAGCAGGATGCCGGGCAGCACGCGCAGCAGGTCGAAGGCGGCGAAGGTGGCGGCGCGCACCACCCCGCCCAGGGTCAGTGCCAGCAGCCCCAGCGCGGCACCGGGCAGGGTCGCCAGCAGCGTCCCGCCCAGGCCGGTGGACAGGGTCAGCCAGGTGCCGGCGGTCAGCCGTGCCAGCACATCGCGGCCGAGGTGGTCGGTGCCGAGAACGTGTCCGGTCCCGGGCGGAAGGTTCAAGGCCAGCAGGTCCTGGCCCAGCGGGTCGGCGCCGCCCGATCCCAGCCATGCCAGTCCCAGCCGTGCCAGGCCCGGCAGCAGCGCCAGCAGCACCAGCGCGGCGCCGAGGGCGAGCCGGGCCGATGGCAGGGCCATCCGCGCCGGCAGGAGGACGGCGCCGCTCATCACGCCTTCAGCCAGGTACGGGCGATTCCGCCGCTGGCCCAGTGCGGCGACCAGGTGAAGCCCGGCTCCCAGCCCTGCACCTCGTCGCGGTTGACGATCACCGATTGCTCGTGGCCGAGAACGTAGAAGTAATCCTGCGCCATGACCCGCTTCCAGGCGGCGAGGTAGTTCGCCACCCGCCGCGCCTGGTCGGGCTCGGCGACGGCCTTGTCGATCAGCCCGTCCAGCACCTCGTCCTGGATGCCGCCCCACAGCACCGGGTTCGGCCCGTCGCTCATCAGGCGCACGTAGCGCAGGAAGATGTCGGCGCGCGGGCCGGATTCGAACAGTGCGATGTCCCAGTCGTACTGGCCAAGGCGCCGCTGCGCGCCGATGTCGTCCAGGGCGACGTGGTTCACCTCGAAGCCGAGCGCCTTGATCATCTGCACCACGGCCTGCGGCCAGGCGCCCTGCCAGGAGATCACGTCGAGCCGGCGCTTCGCCGGATCGACGCCGGCCTCGCGCAGCAGGGCACGGGCACGCTGCGGATCGGGCTTTGCAAAGATGTCGGCGTCGTGGGTCGCCTGGTCGAAATGGATGTTGCCGGGGATGACCATCTGGTTGGTGACGATGGCGTCGCGACCGGCGACGAAATTCATCACCGCGCGCTTGTCGATGGCATGGCCGATGGCGCGGCGCACGCGCGCGTCGTCGAAGGGCTTCGCCGGGCGGCGGTTGTTGAAGGAGACGAAATACCAGGTGGTGTCGCGGATCGGCCGTGCATGCAGCGCAGCGTCGCGCAGCAGCGGCCGCAGCCGGTCGCGCGTGACCGCCGCCACGTGCAGGTCGCCCGCGCGCAGGGCGAGGCCGGGATCAGCCACCTCGCGCAGATCGAATTCGACAGCAGCCAGATAGGGCTTGCCCACCTGCCAGTAGCCGGGGAAGGCTGGGGCGTAGAAGCGGACCTTGGGCTGCCATTCACCGAAGGTGAACGGCCCGGTGCCGATCGGTTGGGTGATGGTCTCCTCCCAGCCCGGCGATTTCGGCGAGAGAATCCACAGTTCAGACGCCAGGTTCAGCAGCGGCGCGAAGGGTTCCTTCAGCCGCAGCACCACGGTGCGCGCATCGGGAGCCTCGATCGCCTCGGCCTGGTGCATGGCAGTGGTCAGCCAGCCGCCGCGGATCTTCGTGCGGATGCGTTCCATGTTCGCCACCACGTCGGCGGCGGTCAGGATGTCGCCGTTGTGGAAGCGCACGTCCTGGCGGATGCGGAAGGTGTAGACACGGCCATCGGGCGAAACCTCGAAGGCTTCGGCCAGCATCGGCTCGACGCCGCCACTGGCGGTGAGGCTGGTCAACCCTTCGACATAGGCCTGCTGCACGCCGATCGCGCCGGTGTGGCGATGCGGGTCCGACGTGTCGAGGCCGAGCGTCGCATATTTCAGCACGCCGCCGCGGCGCGGCGCCGCCGCGGGCTGGGCGACGGCGGCATGGCCGGCGAAAGGCAGGGCGGCAACGCCGCGCAGGGCGGCGCGACGGGGCAGGGACAGGGTCATCACAGCTCCTGGTGTTGCAGCGCATGGCCGTCGCAGCCTGTTTCCGGCAGGCCGAGATGGCGCAGGATGGTGGGGGCCAGATCGACGATGCGGCTCGGGCGACGCGTCGCCTTGCCCGCGTGGAAGCCGGGGCCGTCGATCATCAGGAAGGGCATCTGCTCGAAGCGGCCGAGCCCGCCATGCTGGCCGCAGCCCAGCCGGTCCGGCTTGCCGCGGGTGGGGCGCGCGGCGGCGGCACGGCCGGGCACGCCGAAGGCGTTCGGCAAGTCGTCGGCGCGGAGCGAGACGGCGCAGAGCAGGTGCTCCGCCGGCGCCTGGCCAATGCGTGCGAGATCGGTGCCGGCCACCACCTCGCCAGCCCAGGGTTGCGCGCGCAGGAAGGCGATGACGGCCTCCGTGCGGGCGGCCCGGGCGGGATGGAGGTAGACCAGCACGGCGGTGCCGTTGGCGGCGACGGCCACGCTATCGCCTAGCCCCGCCGCTTCCAGGGCGCCGTCGATGTCGATCACCTCGGTGACGGTCTGGTGGCCATGATCGGAGCAGGCGATCAGCAGGATGTCCTCGCCGGCGGCGCGGCGTGCCTGCACCGCGTCGCGCACCCGGGCGAAGCAGGCATCGGCGGCGGCGATGGCGGCGCGGCAGGCGGGCGCACCGAGCGGGGCTTCGTGCTGCGTATGATCAGGCTCGCCGAGCCAGAGCACGCCGAGCGCCGCATTGCCTGCCACGGCCTGGGTGATGAAACGGTCGGTCAGCCGCGTG from Rhodovastum atsumiense harbors:
- a CDS encoding ABC transporter permease; amino-acid sequence: MSGAVLLPARMALPSARLALGAALVLLALLPGLARLGLAWLGSGGADPLGQDLLALNLPPGTGHVLGTDHLGRDVLARLTAGTWLTLSTGLGGTLLATLPGAALGLLALTLGGVVRAATFAAFDLLRVLPGILLALLTAVVLGNGSFPVMLALGLSYAPLFAELVRAAHAREMASDYVAAAQVFGQGRLTVLGRHVLPNLLGPVVTLAVIVLPRCIVTESVLSFLGLGTAPDQPSWGRMIADASGFAEDAPHAVLAPMLALSLLTLGLSLLGESARRHFDPLRREAAP
- a CDS encoding alkaline phosphatase family protein, producing the protein MTRRAVVVVLDGLRRDLLSREATPALADFADVATHFTEHRSVFPSATRCASASFATGCFPARHGLQGNTVALMEQDGLVVHDVGPPGFMAQWRRLRGRTLAVPTLAERLARAGREAMLFSNVSPGAALAHDPDGFGWVFHRACSHAPGPRALRGADAVADITPDCDGDTRLTDRFITQAVAGNAALGVLWLGEPDHTQHEAPLGAPACRAAIAAADACFARVRDAVQARRAAGEDILLIACSDHGHQTVTEVIDIDGALEAAGLGDSVAVAANGTAVLVYLHPARAARTEAVIAFLRAQPWAGEVVAGTDLARIGQAPAEHLLCAVSLRADDLPNAFGVPGRAAAARPTRGKPDRLGCGQHGGLGRFEQMPFLMIDGPGFHAGKATRRPSRIVDLAPTILRHLGLPETGCDGHALQHQEL
- a CDS encoding MFS transporter; translation: MNDSLPAGTAPTRSRYFIMVLLFITVVINYLDRSNLSITAPVMSKELGIDPVHMGFVLSAFGWSYALCQIPGGWLVDRVPPRVLYTVLILLWSVATVMLGFAGSVVGLIAIRFAIGVLEAPSYPINNRVVTAWFPESGRATAIGFYTSGQFVGLAFLTPVLLWIQSEIGWHMVFVATGCAGLVWGVFWFLVYREPRQFRFTNEAEITLIRQGGGLVDLSARKTGAPRPAFALADFGRVLGSRKLWGVYIGQYAVTSTLWFFLTWFPTYLVQYRGMSYVKAGFLASLPFLAAFLGVLCSGLISDFLIRRGASLGTARKVPIVTGLLLSISIIGCNYVDAPALVIAFLTLAFFGNGLASITWSLVSALAPQRLIGLTGGVFNFMGNLSAITVPIIIGFLVQGGNFSLGLTYVGAMALIGALSYIFVVGKVERLPDVEPVAPVAAEA
- the nikE gene encoding nickel ABC transporter ATP-binding protein NikE, translating into MLRLSGLTIGLPGRAPLVRDISFDLAAGEVLGLVGESGSGKSLTVSALIGLLPPAMRRAGSARFDGQELFTLAPRAWRRLRGRRIAMVFQDPMAVLNPFMTIGAQIEEVLRAHHPFRGAALRARAAALLTEVGLDITLAGRHAHALSGGQQQRVVIALALAGDPCLLLADEPTTALDTVVQAQILALLRDLVSRRGLAMIFISHDLAVVARIADRVGIMHRGELLELGATDRLLAHPEHPYSRALVTARHALRPWPDQPAAAPVLRLRGLHVAYRSGWLPGRARKVVHGIDLDIPAGGVLSLIGASGSGKSSVARALVGLAPAHAALAEVNGRPLPFGLAGRRKAAAQQVQIVFQNPPASLNPRLSVAAMLAEAVSRQRLTRAEVLARMGAVLREVGLDESHLTRLPHQLSGGQQQRIAIARALLAGPSLLICDEILSALDANVQVQIIDLLRGLRERRGLALLFIGHDLSVVRTLGGEVAVMDAGTIVERGAAADVLSRPCHAFTRRLLAAEPYRDSAAQREWGAGAVWPLPGPGQSPGLLPV
- the dgoD gene encoding galactonate dehydratase: MAMKITRLTTYVVPPRWLFLKIETDAGITGWGEPVLEGRAHTVAAAVDELSDYLVGKDPFRIEDHWTIMYRAGFYRGGGIHMSAIAGIDQALWDIKGKALGQPVHQLLGGQLRDRIRVYSWIGGDRPADTANAAREVAARGFTAIKMNGTEELQFIDSHARIDAVLERVGAIREAMGPHFGIAVDFHGRVHRPMAKVLAKELEPFKLTFIEEPVLSEHAEALKEIANHTSTPIALGERLFSRWDFKRILHEGYVDIIQPDPSHAGGITETRKIAAMAEAYDIALALHCPLGPIALAANLQLDAVCYNAFIQEQSLGIHYNRTNDLLDYLVDPSVFAYHDGHVAIPQGPGLGIEINEDFVKRQAAIGHRWRNPVWRHADGSFAEW
- a CDS encoding ABC transporter substrate-binding protein, translated to MTLSLPRRAALRGVAALPFAGHAAVAQPAAAPRRGGVLKYATLGLDTSDPHRHTGAIGVQQAYVEGLTSLTASGGVEPMLAEAFEVSPDGRVYTFRIRQDVRFHNGDILTAADVVANMERIRTKIRGGWLTTAMHQAEAIEAPDARTVVLRLKEPFAPLLNLASELWILSPKSPGWEETITQPIGTGPFTFGEWQPKVRFYAPAFPGYWQVGKPYLAAVEFDLREVADPGLALRAGDLHVAAVTRDRLRPLLRDAALHARPIRDTTWYFVSFNNRRPAKPFDDARVRRAIGHAIDKRAVMNFVAGRDAIVTNQMVIPGNIHFDQATHDADIFAKPDPQRARALLREAGVDPAKRRLDVISWQGAWPQAVVQMIKALGFEVNHVALDDIGAQRRLGQYDWDIALFESGPRADIFLRYVRLMSDGPNPVLWGGIQDEVLDGLIDKAVAEPDQARRVANYLAAWKRVMAQDYFYVLGHEQSVIVNRDEVQGWEPGFTWSPHWASGGIARTWLKA
- a CDS encoding ABC transporter permease, which codes for MTRYWPVLAGLLRALALISAIVVIVFLLIRAVPGDAVDVLAAQGDLTARQQAALRTELGLDATLAGQLRRWVAHAATGDLGQSLRFGRPVAAMVTQALPTTLGFAAAAFAFGFALALLLAVGALLAPRSPLPALVEAVNLWSIAVPTFVAGIVAILVFSIWLGWLPVIGNLPVPIVVLGLDIAGQLAKPLLEELREARLAPHVRAAHARGLHPLRIVLRHVLPAALPVLLALASVSLASLIGGTLTMEALFGLPGLGSLVLNAVNGRDYPVLQAVIIVLALGVVLVNAVADLARRLIDPRVRA